Proteins from a single region of Streptomyces spinoverrucosus:
- a CDS encoding nuclear transport factor 2 family protein, whose amino-acid sequence MDSEAIRRQLRDLTDRADISDLMSRYLHSLDEGVFDEEWARAFHTEDVTAEWPIGVVHGRDALLEHIQRGMAPFDRTVHMGTDAVIEIDGDRATVRGNQLSTHVLADGSDGIFISAGRADSELVRTADGWRISATSLRVVWTRGTPPRLSV is encoded by the coding sequence ATGGACAGCGAAGCGATACGACGCCAGTTGCGGGATCTGACCGACCGGGCCGACATCAGCGACCTGATGAGCCGCTACCTGCACTCCCTGGACGAGGGGGTCTTCGACGAGGAATGGGCGCGCGCCTTCCACACCGAGGACGTCACCGCCGAGTGGCCCATCGGTGTCGTCCACGGCCGCGATGCGCTGCTGGAGCACATCCAGCGAGGGATGGCGCCGTTCGACCGGACGGTGCACATGGGGACCGACGCCGTCATCGAGATCGACGGCGATCGGGCCACCGTGCGCGGCAACCAGCTGAGCACCCACGTCCTGGCGGACGGCTCGGACGGGATCTTCATCTCCGCCGGTCGGGCCGACAGCGAGCTGGTCAGAACGGCCGACGGCTGGCGAATCTCCGCCACGTCGCTCCGGGTGGTGTGGACGCGGGGGACGCCGCCGCGGTTGTCGGTCTAG
- the pstS gene encoding phosphate ABC transporter substrate-binding protein PstS has protein sequence MRPATRFRLAATVLSLLCALLAVHTPPAAAASYAKITGSGSTWSANAVQQWVRNVKANYGMTVNFTANGSSQGREQFKNNTVDFAVSEIPYGLKEQGITDQPPRRGYAYMPIVAGGTAFMYNLKINGKMVTNLRLSGATVAKIFTGAITRWNDPAIRSDNPGLNMPARAIVPVVRSDGSGTSAQFTTWMAKEHGSIWSSYCGRTGRGSGNCGMTSNYPLLSGSAMVSKSGSLGVSGHVRQPSGEGAITYVEYSYAKNTGFPVAKVLNKDNYYVEPTAASVAVALTKAEINKNERSVNYLTQILDGVYRNADPRTYPLSSYSYMILPTKEEAGFTKAKGNSLGTFGRYFLCDGQQQADQLGYSPLPKNLVEAGFDQLRKVPGAPTGSININECRNPTFSGGTNTLIKNAPMPKACDKKGPTQCSDGTAGAVGTDTPVKPGAQGGGNSGGSGSTGGGNGGSGGTGGSGGSAGSGGGTGGADTDGDGQPDATEGAASGGASSGGVIDPDTGQLVSGDGTGTGDTSVAANPVSLASGDAFGLRGALMALSAVLLVAVVVGPPLTARALAARTRRKGEF, from the coding sequence GTGAGACCCGCCACTCGTTTCCGTCTGGCGGCCACCGTGCTGTCATTGCTGTGCGCGTTGCTCGCCGTCCACACACCGCCGGCCGCAGCGGCCTCCTACGCCAAGATCACGGGCTCCGGGTCGACCTGGAGCGCCAACGCCGTCCAACAGTGGGTGCGCAACGTCAAGGCCAACTACGGCATGACGGTCAACTTCACGGCCAACGGCTCCTCCCAGGGCCGTGAGCAGTTCAAGAACAACACCGTCGACTTCGCGGTCTCCGAGATCCCCTACGGCCTCAAGGAACAGGGCATCACGGACCAGCCGCCGAGGCGCGGCTACGCCTACATGCCGATCGTGGCCGGTGGTACGGCGTTCATGTACAACCTCAAGATCAACGGCAAGATGGTCACGAACCTGCGGCTGTCCGGCGCCACCGTCGCGAAGATCTTCACCGGGGCGATCACCCGCTGGAACGACCCCGCGATCCGCTCCGACAACCCCGGCCTGAACATGCCGGCCCGCGCCATCGTCCCGGTCGTCCGCTCCGACGGCTCCGGTACGAGCGCCCAGTTCACCACCTGGATGGCCAAGGAACACGGGTCCATCTGGAGCAGCTACTGCGGCCGCACCGGGCGCGGCAGCGGCAACTGCGGCATGACCTCCAACTACCCGCTGCTCAGCGGCTCCGCGATGGTCTCCAAGTCCGGCTCGCTCGGCGTCTCCGGCCATGTGCGCCAGCCGTCCGGTGAGGGCGCCATCACCTACGTCGAGTACTCGTACGCCAAGAACACCGGTTTCCCGGTGGCCAAGGTGCTCAACAAGGACAACTACTACGTCGAGCCGACCGCGGCCAGCGTTGCGGTGGCCCTGACCAAGGCCGAGATCAACAAGAACGAACGGTCCGTCAACTACCTGACGCAGATCCTGGACGGCGTCTACCGCAACGCCGACCCCCGCACCTACCCGCTGTCCAGCTACAGCTACATGATCCTGCCCACTAAGGAGGAGGCCGGCTTCACCAAGGCCAAGGGCAACTCGCTGGGTACGTTCGGCCGTTACTTCCTCTGCGACGGCCAGCAGCAGGCGGACCAGCTCGGCTACTCGCCGCTGCCGAAGAACCTCGTCGAGGCGGGCTTCGACCAGCTCCGCAAGGTGCCCGGCGCCCCCACGGGCTCCATCAACATCAACGAGTGCCGCAACCCGACCTTCTCGGGCGGCACCAACACCCTCATCAAGAACGCGCCGATGCCCAAGGCCTGCGACAAGAAGGGCCCGACGCAGTGCAGTGACGGCACCGCGGGCGCCGTGGGCACCGACACCCCGGTCAAGCCCGGCGCGCAGGGCGGCGGCAACTCCGGCGGCTCCGGCTCCACCGGCGGCGGCAACGGCGGTTCCGGCGGCACCGGGGGTTCCGGTGGCAGTGCCGGTTCCGGTGGCGGCACCGGCGGTGCGGACACGGACGGCGACGGGCAGCCCGACGCCACCGAGGGTGCCGCGTCCGGCGGGGCCTCGTCGGGCGGCGTCATCGACCCCGACACCGGCCAGCTGGTCAGCGGCGACGGCACGGGCACCGGCGACACCTCCGTCGCCGCCAACCCGGTCAGCCTCGCCTCCGGCGACGCCTTCGGGCTGCGCGGCGCCCTGATGGCGCTGTCGGCGGTCCTGCTCGTCGCGGTGGTCGTCGGACCGCCGCTCACCGCGCGGGCCCTCGCGGCGCGCACCCGCCGTAAGGGGGAGTTCTGA
- a CDS encoding DUF6415 family natural product biosynthesis protein, producing MTLTAALPPDPAAMRAAVQRVLARGAAPLSDEALEALRLQLRGHIQLLGPEVERAASRLPRGDIRREVALTVAGEARMRLRLGPGSTLYVRYAVVQKLARSVSALCDHHEKLRDGTG from the coding sequence GTGACACTGACCGCCGCCCTTCCGCCCGACCCCGCGGCCATGCGCGCCGCGGTCCAACGGGTGCTCGCGCGGGGAGCCGCGCCGCTGTCCGACGAGGCACTGGAGGCGCTGCGGCTCCAGCTGCGCGGGCACATCCAGTTGCTCGGCCCCGAGGTCGAGCGGGCGGCTAGCCGCCTTCCCAGGGGAGACATCCGACGCGAGGTTGCTCTGACCGTCGCCGGGGAGGCACGCATGCGACTCCGACTGGGACCGGGGAGCACCCTCTACGTCCGCTACGCAGTCGTACAAAAGCTCGCCCGCTCGGTCAGTGCCCTGTGCGACCACCACGAAAAGCTGCGAGACGGGACCGGATGA
- the pstA gene encoding phosphate ABC transporter permease PstA has product MTVAPEAPGARQAPRRPRTTLPGPPLSADPGGERRRALSSLRDTDVYAMVGAAAAALSLTWLLFGWLLPFNGMVGFVVMAYGFFLLLYALLVSFDEDGPAVVDRIAAAVVRSMGILLVAILAIVVVYALVEGRKALVHLNFFTQDMELAGPLEPLSVGGALHAAAGTLIMIVIALVITVPLGLICAVFLNEVPGPFARFVRTIVEAMTALPSIVAGLFIYATAILGLGLDQSGFAASLALSVMMLPIIIRAADVVIRLVPGTLREASYAMGTSRWRTAWHVVLPTCRSGLTTSVILGTARGIGETSPVLLTAGFTSELNLDPLHGPMVSLPLATFEFVKSPEPTMVSRGFGTASLLMALVLLLFVAARIVGGRGPGQLTRRQEHRRVLASKRDARRFAARAGRAAPPTAARAAASRDADPIDVKGSADVRTSTDVRASADVRTSAAAKSSADVRASADVRTSAAAKSSADVKPSAAAKSSADVKPSAAAKSSADVKPSAAAKPSVPPAPFRPQPGSSS; this is encoded by the coding sequence ATGACCGTTGCCCCTGAAGCGCCCGGCGCGCGTCAGGCGCCGAGACGTCCGCGTACGACGCTGCCCGGCCCTCCGCTCTCCGCCGACCCCGGCGGGGAGCGCCGCCGCGCCCTGTCCTCGCTGCGCGACACCGACGTGTACGCCATGGTCGGCGCCGCGGCCGCCGCGCTGTCGCTGACCTGGCTGCTGTTCGGCTGGCTGCTCCCGTTCAACGGCATGGTCGGCTTCGTCGTCATGGCGTACGGCTTCTTCCTGCTGCTGTACGCGCTGCTGGTCTCCTTCGACGAGGACGGACCGGCCGTCGTCGACCGGATCGCGGCGGCCGTGGTGCGGTCGATGGGCATCCTGCTGGTGGCCATCCTCGCGATCGTGGTGGTGTACGCCCTGGTGGAGGGGCGCAAGGCGCTCGTCCATCTGAACTTCTTCACCCAGGACATGGAGCTGGCCGGCCCCCTGGAGCCGCTCAGCGTCGGCGGTGCCCTGCACGCCGCGGCCGGCACGCTCATCATGATCGTCATCGCGCTGGTGATCACCGTGCCGCTCGGGCTGATCTGCGCGGTGTTCCTCAACGAGGTGCCCGGCCCATTCGCCCGGTTCGTGCGCACCATCGTCGAGGCGATGACAGCGTTGCCGTCCATCGTCGCGGGCCTGTTCATCTACGCCACCGCGATCCTGGGCCTCGGCCTGGACCAGTCCGGCTTCGCCGCCTCGCTCGCGCTGTCGGTGATGATGCTGCCGATCATCATCCGCGCCGCCGACGTCGTCATCCGGCTGGTGCCGGGCACGCTGCGGGAAGCGTCGTACGCCATGGGTACGTCGCGCTGGCGTACCGCCTGGCACGTCGTGCTGCCGACCTGCCGCTCGGGCCTGACCACCTCGGTGATCCTCGGCACCGCGCGCGGCATCGGCGAGACCTCCCCGGTGCTGCTGACGGCCGGCTTCACCTCGGAGCTGAACCTCGACCCGCTGCACGGCCCGATGGTCTCCCTGCCGCTCGCGACCTTCGAGTTCGTGAAGTCCCCCGAGCCGACCATGGTCTCGCGCGGTTTCGGTACGGCGTCCCTGCTGATGGCGCTGGTGCTGCTGTTGTTCGTCGCCGCGCGGATCGTCGGCGGCCGTGGGCCGGGGCAGTTGACGCGCCGCCAGGAGCATCGCCGGGTCCTCGCGTCGAAGCGTGACGCGCGTCGCTTCGCCGCGCGGGCGGGGCGGGCGGCACCTCCCACGGCCGCGCGGGCCGCCGCGTCCAGGGACGCCGACCCCATCGACGTGAAGGGCTCCGCCGATGTCAGGACCTCGACCGACGTCAGGGCCTCCGCCGACGTCAGGACCTCCGCCGCCGCGAAGTCCTCCGCCGACGTCAGGGCCTCCGCCGACGTCAGGACCTCCGCCGCCGCGAAGTCCTCCGCCGACGTAAAGCCCTCCGCCGCCGCGAAGTCCTCCGCCGACGTAAAGCCCTCCGCCGCCGCGAAGTCCTCCGCCGACGTAAAGCCCTCCGCCGCCGCGAAGCCCTCCGTTCCGCCCGCCCCGTTCCGTCCACAACCCGGGAGTTCGTCGTGA
- a CDS encoding PH domain-containing protein: protein MTTPDQQSPAPQPPRPTTRDRIYRSHMGLVGGALLLGLAAWIGGDAILMGGGRAPWLALATLLLVVPLVVAFTLRPAVYAGEDGLRIRNPFRLIVLPWGEVAALRSGYTNEVVTKAGAKYQLWAIPVSLRARSRAARKEARRVAAGEEKGRAFGGSARADVPDGPVRADSDRIMDDLREIQEAREQVRTAQGEVTVRWAYEIAGPAVAGAVLLAVLLAVG from the coding sequence ATGACGACCCCGGACCAGCAGTCACCAGCGCCGCAGCCTCCGCGCCCCACGACCCGGGACCGGATCTACCGGTCGCACATGGGTCTGGTCGGCGGCGCCCTGCTGCTCGGCCTCGCCGCCTGGATCGGCGGGGACGCGATTCTGATGGGCGGGGGCCGCGCACCATGGCTGGCGCTCGCCACGCTGCTGCTCGTGGTGCCGCTGGTCGTCGCCTTCACCCTGCGACCCGCCGTGTACGCCGGTGAGGACGGGCTGCGGATCCGCAACCCGTTCCGCCTGATCGTGCTGCCCTGGGGGGAGGTCGCCGCCCTGCGCTCCGGTTACACCAACGAGGTCGTCACCAAGGCCGGCGCCAAGTACCAGCTGTGGGCGATACCCGTCTCCCTCCGCGCCCGCAGCCGGGCCGCCCGCAAGGAGGCGCGGCGCGTGGCAGCCGGGGAGGAGAAGGGCCGTGCCTTCGGCGGGTCGGCGCGCGCCGACGTCCCCGACGGCCCTGTCCGTGCCGACAGCGACCGGATCATGGACGACCTGCGCGAGATACAGGAGGCCCGGGAGCAGGTGAGGACGGCGCAGGGCGAGGTGACCGTGCGCTGGGCGTACGAGATCGCGGGGCCTGCGGTGGCCGGGGCGGTGCTGTTGGCGGTGTTGCTGGCGGTGGGGTAG
- the pstC gene encoding phosphate ABC transporter permease subunit PstC, which produces MFKKRQPQLAAAEPVPGSRAALSVDAAADFPRRLYADPGLPDRVFRAVLRSGGGLVLAVMLLVGGFLLYRAWLALDRAGWSFLSTAEWAPDAGRFGIAAVLVGTILIAIVAVCVAVPLATGAALYISEYAPPRLRQSLISVVDLMAAVPSVVYGLWGVFFLQDKVLPTARWISTYFGWIPVFDVEGADPNDPLASASIYTSSTFIAGLVVGMMIAPIICSIMREVFSQAPAGEREGAYALGATRWGMIRSVVLPFGKGGMIGGTMLGLGRALGETIAVFMIISLTFDIQWHVLQSGTSSVSSLIALRYGEASEFGMSALMAAGFALFVMTLIVNFAASSIVARSRSGAASDA; this is translated from the coding sequence TTGTTCAAGAAGAGACAGCCGCAACTAGCCGCCGCGGAGCCCGTACCCGGGTCGCGGGCCGCTCTTTCGGTCGACGCGGCCGCCGACTTCCCCCGGCGCCTGTACGCCGATCCGGGCCTGCCCGACCGTGTGTTCCGCGCGGTCCTGCGCTCCGGCGGCGGCCTGGTGCTCGCCGTCATGCTGCTCGTGGGCGGCTTCCTGCTGTACCGGGCGTGGCTCGCGCTCGACCGCGCCGGGTGGTCGTTTCTCAGCACGGCCGAATGGGCGCCGGACGCGGGCCGGTTCGGTATCGCCGCGGTGCTGGTCGGGACCATCCTGATCGCGATCGTCGCGGTCTGCGTGGCCGTACCGCTCGCCACCGGCGCGGCCCTGTACATCTCCGAGTACGCTCCGCCCCGGTTGCGCCAGAGCCTGATCAGTGTGGTCGACCTGATGGCGGCCGTACCGTCGGTGGTCTACGGCCTGTGGGGCGTGTTCTTCCTCCAGGACAAGGTGCTGCCGACCGCCCGCTGGATCTCCACCTACTTCGGCTGGATCCCCGTCTTCGACGTGGAGGGCGCCGACCCCAACGACCCGCTGGCGTCCGCCAGCATCTACACGTCCTCGACGTTCATCGCCGGCCTGGTCGTCGGCATGATGATCGCGCCGATCATCTGCTCGATCATGCGCGAGGTCTTCTCCCAGGCCCCCGCCGGTGAGCGGGAGGGCGCCTACGCGCTCGGCGCGACCCGCTGGGGCATGATCCGCAGCGTCGTACTGCCCTTCGGCAAGGGCGGCATGATCGGCGGCACCATGCTGGGCCTCGGCCGCGCCCTCGGCGAGACCATCGCCGTGTTCATGATCATCTCGCTGACCTTCGACATCCAGTGGCATGTGCTGCAGTCCGGCACCAGCTCGGTCTCCTCGCTGATCGCCCTGCGCTACGGCGAGGCGAGCGAGTTCGGCATGTCCGCGCTCATGGCCGCCGGCTTCGCGCTGTTCGTGATGACGCTGATCGTCAACTTCGCCGCCTCGTCCATCGTCGCCAGATCGCGCTCCGGCGCGGCGAGCGACGCCTGA
- a CDS encoding XRE family transcriptional regulator, whose amino-acid sequence MNDRPKPGSKADRDALRHDMAAAGCAVADIAIEMRARYRMRPREAWRHAHGWTLQEAADRFTQASSERAGQIVAADASLVGKWEKWPGPSSRRPTLPVLLAMSDAFACRVEDLLDLDDRRALPDADLRILRRPEPARNSSAVVLPPPSERAEPTGSELVRLAADESATWAQWVEASNVGDIALEQLMADIRALASDYLTSDPIPLFVRTRALRDRVFALLEGHQYPRQSADLYMAAGYLCGLLAWMSSDLGHLRDADTQGRTASLCAELSGHKDVRAWVLSTRSKVAFWGGRLRDAITYARRGADCRSTGTVPVMLACQEADAWSQLGAEDEALAALARAVEARDTLSGEDDIGGIFSCAPARQQNYAAAVQLRVGRANDALCAAEQALALLASQPVRAYGTEAQIHISKAAAHLGVGEAEGAFEALAPVLALPPGHRLAPVTRRLGELPLDAARPHSSGRAAIGLRAAIEDFCLDSAPRHLALSPGEGSA is encoded by the coding sequence ATGAACGACCGTCCCAAGCCCGGTTCCAAGGCAGACCGGGACGCTCTCCGCCATGACATGGCAGCCGCAGGATGCGCCGTCGCCGACATCGCAATCGAGATGCGCGCCCGCTACCGGATGCGTCCCAGGGAGGCATGGCGGCACGCCCATGGCTGGACCCTGCAAGAAGCGGCAGACCGGTTCACCCAGGCCAGCAGCGAGCGAGCCGGCCAGATCGTCGCGGCCGACGCATCCCTCGTAGGGAAATGGGAGAAGTGGCCAGGACCGTCCTCACGACGTCCCACCCTGCCCGTTCTGCTCGCAATGTCAGACGCCTTCGCGTGCCGCGTGGAAGACCTTCTCGACCTGGACGACCGGCGGGCGCTTCCTGATGCCGATCTGCGCATACTGCGCCGGCCAGAGCCCGCCCGGAACTCATCGGCCGTCGTCCTCCCCCCACCGTCGGAACGAGCGGAGCCGACTGGCAGCGAACTGGTGCGCCTGGCCGCAGACGAGTCCGCCACCTGGGCTCAATGGGTCGAGGCCTCCAACGTTGGTGACATCGCGCTCGAACAGCTCATGGCCGACATCAGAGCGCTCGCCTCCGACTACCTCACCTCCGACCCGATCCCGCTCTTCGTCAGGACGCGCGCCCTGCGCGACCGGGTCTTCGCCCTCCTCGAAGGCCACCAGTACCCGCGCCAGTCCGCAGACTTGTACATGGCGGCCGGATACCTGTGCGGGCTGCTCGCTTGGATGTCCTCGGATCTCGGGCACCTCCGGGATGCCGACACCCAGGGCCGAACCGCGTCGCTGTGCGCCGAACTGTCCGGGCACAAAGACGTGCGGGCCTGGGTCCTGTCTACCCGATCCAAGGTCGCGTTCTGGGGCGGGCGTCTGCGGGACGCCATCACCTACGCCCGGCGCGGCGCCGACTGCCGATCCACCGGCACTGTCCCGGTGATGCTGGCCTGTCAGGAGGCAGACGCCTGGTCGCAACTCGGCGCCGAGGACGAGGCTCTGGCGGCGCTTGCCCGCGCCGTCGAAGCCCGCGACACCTTGAGCGGTGAGGACGACATCGGCGGGATCTTCTCCTGCGCGCCCGCTCGCCAGCAGAACTACGCCGCTGCCGTCCAACTCCGCGTCGGCCGGGCGAACGACGCCCTGTGCGCCGCCGAGCAAGCGCTGGCTCTGCTGGCGTCCCAGCCCGTACGGGCCTACGGCACTGAGGCTCAGATCCACATCAGCAAAGCGGCAGCCCACCTCGGTGTCGGCGAGGCCGAAGGCGCCTTCGAAGCGCTGGCGCCCGTACTCGCTCTTCCGCCCGGCCACCGCCTTGCTCCTGTAACGCGGCGGCTGGGCGAACTGCCGCTCGACGCCGCCCGACCCCACAGCTCCGGGAGGGCAGCTATCGGCCTGCGCGCGGCCATCGAGGACTTCTGCCTGGACTCGGCTCCGCGCCACCTCGCGCTCTCGCCAGGAGAAGGCTCCGCCTGA
- the deoC gene encoding deoxyribose-phosphate aldolase: MPTTAHTLTDVAASDSTLRRFLHGLPGVDAVGLEARAASLGTRSIKTTAKAYAIDLAISMVDLTTLEGADTPGKVRALGAKAVHPDPTDRTTPATAAVCVYPDMVATAKQAVAGSTVKVASVATAFPAGRAPLSVKLADVREAVAAGADEIDMVIDRGAFLAGQYMKVYDEIVAVKEACGTSARLKVIFETGELSTYDNIRRASWLGMLAGADFIKTSTGKVAVNATPANTLLMLEAVRDFRAQTGIQVGVKPAGGIRTSKDAIKFLVLVNETAGEDWLDNHWFRFGASSLLNDLLMQRQKLATGRYSGPDYVTVD; the protein is encoded by the coding sequence ATGCCCACCACTGCACACACCCTCACGGACGTGGCGGCCTCCGACAGCACGCTGCGCCGCTTCCTGCACGGGCTGCCCGGCGTCGACGCGGTCGGCCTGGAGGCGCGCGCCGCTTCCCTCGGCACCCGTTCCATCAAGACCACCGCGAAGGCGTACGCCATCGACCTCGCCATCTCGATGGTCGACCTGACGACGCTGGAAGGCGCGGACACCCCGGGCAAGGTCCGGGCGCTCGGCGCCAAGGCGGTCCATCCGGACCCGACGGATCGTACGACCCCGGCGACCGCGGCCGTCTGCGTCTACCCCGACATGGTGGCCACGGCCAAGCAGGCCGTCGCCGGCTCCACCGTCAAGGTCGCCTCGGTGGCCACGGCCTTCCCGGCCGGCCGCGCCCCGCTCTCCGTGAAGCTGGCGGACGTGCGCGAGGCCGTGGCCGCCGGCGCCGACGAGATCGACATGGTCATCGACCGCGGGGCCTTCCTCGCGGGCCAGTACATGAAGGTGTACGACGAGATCGTCGCCGTGAAGGAGGCCTGCGGCACGTCGGCCCGCCTGAAGGTCATCTTCGAGACCGGCGAGCTGTCGACGTACGACAACATCCGGCGCGCCAGCTGGCTCGGCATGCTGGCGGGCGCCGACTTCATCAAGACGTCGACCGGCAAGGTGGCGGTGAACGCGACGCCCGCGAACACCCTGCTCATGCTGGAGGCCGTGCGCGACTTCCGGGCCCAGACCGGGATCCAGGTCGGTGTGAAGCCCGCCGGCGGCATCCGCACCAGCAAGGACGCGATCAAGTTCCTCGTCCTGGTCAACGAGACCGCCGGCGAGGACTGGCTGGACAACCACTGGTTCCGCTTCGGCGCCTCCTCGCTGCTGAACGATCTGCTGATGCAGCGCCAGAAGCTGGCCACCGGCCGCTACTCCGGCCCCGACTACGTGACGGTGGACTGA
- a CDS encoding 2'-5' RNA ligase family protein, with protein sequence MTTQPETMRNHWWWRPGWSVGRRFYTWHLTFEGQGDVHRLAAEYRSALAPLGDILTPIPDQWLHLTMQGIGFVGEVKEADVHAVADAARIRLAGVPAFDLKIGPAVVDPEAVLLHVHPDGPVRAVRDSIRAAIGDVLGDVPEKAEGFTPHVSVAYSASDGPASPIYQTLSESEAAPARARISTAELIVIHRDDYMYEWKSFARVPLG encoded by the coding sequence ATGACGACTCAACCCGAGACGATGCGGAACCACTGGTGGTGGCGGCCCGGCTGGAGCGTGGGCCGCCGCTTCTACACCTGGCACCTCACCTTCGAGGGTCAGGGTGACGTGCACCGGCTCGCCGCAGAGTACCGATCCGCGCTCGCGCCCCTCGGGGACATCCTCACTCCCATTCCCGATCAGTGGCTCCACCTGACCATGCAGGGCATCGGCTTCGTGGGCGAGGTCAAGGAAGCCGACGTCCACGCCGTCGCCGATGCTGCGCGCATCCGCCTGGCCGGCGTGCCCGCCTTCGACCTGAAGATCGGACCAGCGGTCGTCGATCCGGAAGCCGTACTGCTGCACGTCCACCCGGACGGGCCGGTGCGCGCGGTCAGGGACTCGATCCGCGCGGCCATCGGCGACGTCCTCGGAGACGTACCCGAGAAGGCCGAAGGGTTCACCCCGCATGTCTCCGTCGCCTACAGCGCAAGCGACGGACCCGCGTCTCCGATCTACCAAACCCTGTCGGAGTCGGAAGCCGCACCCGCTCGGGCCCGCATCTCGACAGCGGAACTCATCGTGATCCACCGCGACGACTACATGTACGAGTGGAAGTCCTTCGCCAGGGTTCCGCTCGGGTAG
- a CDS encoding MFS transporter — protein sequence MPSSSSSSSASPSSSAAVSDSARPVPSSLWRDADFRRLWLGQTASQLGEHASLVVLPLFAVLTLNAGADQLGALRAVGQAPILLLSLFVGAWVDRWRTRTVMVLTDAGRALALGAAAVAGLVGGLGLSALLVVAFAVGALSVFFDVAYQASLVRLVKRDQLVRGNSALEGSRSAAQIAGPALGGALVSVLSAPIAAASSAVFFALSFLSIRRIGRREYVPERSERPPRIRRQIHEGLRFVAGDTSLRTVCLASAAFQFFFAAVMTVYLLFLPRDLHLSGTAVGLALAATGPGALLGALLAARLPARFGHGTVLVSAAALGDGVFLLVPALHGTSAVTVPALLAVNLVFGTFSQLVNVTVMAVRQTVTPDGMQGRAAATINFVGMGLTPLGSLLGGFLAEAWGTRTSLLVTAAGMLLSPALMALSPLARLGRTLPTPPEPPVPPA from the coding sequence GTGCCGTCCTCCTCTTCTTCCTCTTCCGCCTCTCCTTCCTCTTCCGCCGCTGTATCCGATTCCGCTCGACCTGTTCCGTCAAGCCTGTGGCGGGACGCCGACTTCCGCAGGCTCTGGCTCGGCCAGACGGCCTCTCAACTGGGCGAACACGCCAGCCTGGTGGTTCTGCCGCTCTTCGCCGTCCTGACGCTCAACGCCGGTGCCGACCAGTTGGGCGCCCTGCGCGCGGTGGGGCAGGCGCCGATCCTGCTGCTGTCGCTCTTCGTCGGCGCGTGGGTGGACAGATGGCGGACCCGCACGGTGATGGTGCTGACGGACGCGGGTCGGGCCCTGGCACTGGGCGCCGCCGCCGTGGCCGGTCTCGTCGGGGGGCTCGGCCTGTCCGCGCTGCTCGTGGTTGCCTTCGCCGTCGGCGCTCTGTCCGTGTTCTTCGACGTGGCATACCAGGCCTCTCTCGTACGGCTGGTGAAGCGCGATCAGTTGGTGCGGGGCAACAGCGCGCTCGAGGGCAGCCGGTCCGCCGCGCAGATCGCCGGTCCCGCGCTCGGCGGCGCGTTGGTGTCCGTGCTGTCGGCGCCGATCGCCGCCGCCTCCAGCGCGGTGTTCTTCGCACTGTCGTTCCTGTCGATCCGCCGGATCGGTCGCCGCGAATACGTCCCGGAGCGCTCGGAACGACCTCCTCGAATCCGGCGGCAGATCCATGAGGGCCTCCGCTTCGTCGCCGGCGACACCTCATTGCGGACCGTGTGCCTCGCCTCAGCCGCCTTCCAGTTCTTCTTCGCGGCCGTGATGACCGTCTACCTGCTGTTCCTGCCACGGGACCTGCACCTGTCGGGCACCGCCGTCGGGCTGGCGCTCGCGGCGACGGGGCCGGGCGCACTCCTGGGCGCGCTGCTGGCCGCCCGCCTACCGGCCCGCTTCGGACATGGCACTGTGCTCGTGTCCGCCGCAGCCCTCGGCGACGGCGTGTTCCTGCTGGTGCCCGCACTGCACGGCACCTCTGCGGTGACGGTTCCCGCGCTCCTCGCGGTCAACTTGGTCTTCGGGACCTTCAGCCAGCTGGTGAACGTCACGGTCATGGCCGTCCGTCAGACCGTCACTCCGGACGGGATGCAAGGCCGCGCGGCCGCCACGATCAACTTCGTCGGCATGGGGCTGACCCCGCTCGGCTCGCTGCTCGGCGGCTTCCTCGCGGAAGCGTGGGGGACGCGCACCAGCCTCCTGGTAACAGCCGCAGGCATGCTGCTGTCTCCGGCACTGATGGCCCTGTCCCCCCTCGCCCGCCTGGGCCGGACACTCCCCACCCCACCGGAGCCTCCGGTCCCACCTGCGTGA